From the genome of Oryza glaberrima chromosome 1, OglaRS2, whole genome shotgun sequence:
TCACCGTGCGCTGCACCGTCTTGACGTACAGGTCCTTcttctcgccgggcacgaagtTGGGGCCCATGATCCGCACCTTGTTGCCGGTGGCCACTGTGCCGGAGAAGACGCGGCCGAAGGCGAAGAACCTCCCCTTGTCGCTCGCCGGGATCATCTTGGACACGTACACCATGAGGGGTCCCTTGGGGTCGCAGTTGCGAATGGCGGTGGCGTAGGGGTCGTCGAGGGGCCCGTCGTAGAGGGTGTCGACGCGGTACTGCTGCGCCTTGGCTGGGGAAGGCAGGTGGAAGACGATCATCTCGAGGAGCGCGTCGCTGGCCGGGAGCCACGCCTGCATGACGCGCTTCATCAGCTTTTTGCCTGTCAGCTCCTTCTCCTCAGCCTTGAGCGTGATCTTGAGCTTCGTCAGCATGTCCCACAGATTCTCCTTGTCGTCGTTCATGCACGCCGAGATGATCCGGCGGATCGGCTCGTAGCAGAACTGCACGAACCCGCGCTGGCACGTCTTGGACGACGTCGATGGTGCGGTCGTCGTCCACTTCTTGGTGGTATGGTCGAAGTAGTTCTCGCCCCAAAGCCGCTCCATCATCTTGGCCTCGTCCACCTTGAACTTGGCCTTGTACATCTTGGCGAAGTTGGACAGGGTGAAGGCCCAGCCGTGCAGGCCGGCCGAAAACGCCACCGTGCCCTTCTCCGGAGCCACCATGCAGTCGCCGAGATTCTTGTCCTCGTAGGGCGCCATGGTGACGTTCACGCTCTCGATCACGCGGGAGAACGCCTGGTACGCCTCCTCACCGGATTGCTGCACACGCACGCGCACGAGGTTGTTGAACACAACAGAACAGGCGAACCATCAtggcaggagaggaggagtgCGTGCGTACCTGCAGCTCAAGGAAGCAGCGGTCCATCTTGTTGACGGTGAGGACGGGCTTGATCCGCTCGGCGAGCGACTGGCGGAGCACGGTCTCGGTCTGGACGCAGACGCCCTCGATgcagtcgacgacgacgagggcccCGTCGGTGATGCGGAGCGCGGCCGTCACCTCGGACGAGAAGTCGATGTGCCCGGGCGAGTCGATGAGGTTGATGAGGTACGAGTTGCCGTCGCGCTTGCCCTCGAAGCTCCTGAGCGCCGCGTCCGTCATCTCGTAGTAGAGGGATATCCCCGTCGACTTGATGGTGATGCCGCGCTCGGCCTCGTCCGCGCGCGTGTCCGTCATCCGCACGTCGCCGGCCACGTCCTGCGCGATgatgccggccgccgccaccagcgagTCAGTGAGCGTCGACTTCCCTGCAGAATTCCAACCCCCACCCCAAAACGCACATCGATCCACATTACTATCCATCCCCCACTCACACACACAGAGATCCAAAGCGACAGATCGATCGAATCCAAATTTTGCTTGATAAAAAACACTCACCATGATCAACGTGCGCGATCACAGACATGTTCCGGATGTTGTCCTTCTTATCCATGCTCGCGCGGAGCTCCTCCGCCGTAAACCTCACCATCTTGGCAACCTGGAGGGGACTCGCAAGCAAACACACGGGCGTTTCAGCGATGAAACTTGAGTTGAATCAAACGCAAATCAGAAATCGAGatggggaaaggggaaaaagtAAAACCTGACGAGGAGCAGAGGCGCAGgcgaaggggagaggaaggagatgtCAGGGAGGGGCAGGAATGCGTCAGGCGTGCTGCCAATTTATAGCTCGAGGCTTCTTGACGGCTACGAAAATTCGATCTGACCGTCCACGTCGGCAACTGGGGATACGTGGAGAAATCCTTGCCGTCCATGACCGGTCTCAGATAAGAGAATTTGCGCTTTTCAAAATCCCAGTGATCTCGTCCGGTCCCACCTCGGGCCCACAAGAATGCTGAATCTCCCTTCCCAAAGACGTGGAAAACAAGGAAAAGTTAGAATCGTCCTAGAAATTTGAACAActtccaaacaaaattttgaacaaGAAACTATCCAAAGATTTTACTTCTAAATTCAAGCCGTTTGGGGGAATGTGGGAGTGGGTCAAGTGGTGCAGCGGTCTGGTCTGGTGGGCCGATGCAGGAGATAGACCGAGGTGGGTGGAATGCATAGACACAGCCCACAGCACAAACGGCAGCCAGGTTGTAGGTGGTTTGGGCTTAAGCCTGATAGTAGAATGGACGAATAAGTTcgctttgactcccttaattagTGG
Proteins encoded in this window:
- the LOC127760838 gene encoding elongation factor 2-like, with the translated sequence MVRFTAEELRASMDKKDNIRNMSVIAHVDHGKSTLTDSLVAAAGIIAQDVAGDVRMTDTRADEAERGITIKSTGISLYYEMTDAALRSFEGKRDGNSYLINLIDSPGHIDFSSEVTAALRITDGALVVVDCIEGVCVQTETVLRQSLAERIKPVLTVNKMDRCFLELQQSGEEAYQAFSRVIESVNVTMAPYEDKNLGDCMVAPEKGTVAFSAGLHGWAFTLSNFAKMYKAKFKVDEAKMMERLWGENYFDHTTKKWTTTAPSTSSKTCQRGFVQFCYEPIRRIISACMNDDKENLWDMLTKLKITLKAEEKELTGKKLMKRVMQAWLPASDALLEMIVFHLPSPAKAQQYRVDTLYDGPLDDPYATAIRNCDPKGPLMVYVSKMIPASDKGRFFAFGRVFSGTVATGNKVRIMGPNFVPGEKKDLYVKTVQRTVIWMGKKQESVDDVPCGNTVAMVGLDQFITKNATLTDEKAVDAHPIKAMKFSVSPVVRKSVACKNASELPKLVEGLKRLAKSDPLVVCTIEESGEHVIAGVGQLHLEICIKDLQEDFMGGAEIIVGPPIITYRETVTKNSCRTVMSKSPNKHNRLYMEARPLDKEDLQQDEPSLCKAIDDERIGPKDDIKERGKILSEEFGWDKDLAKKIWAFGPETKGPNLLVDMCKGVQYLSEIKDSVVAGFQWASKEGALAEENMRGVCFELCDVTLHSDSIHRGGGQLIPTARRAMYAAQLTASPRLMEPMYQVDIQVPKTAVGNVYGVLNSRNGELVEESERTGTPLSNLRFYLPVAKSFDFTEKLRAETSGQAFPQCIFHHWQTMRSDPFQEGSEAAKVITDIRKRKGLKDIITPLSDYEDKL